In the genome of Paramisgurnus dabryanus chromosome 16, PD_genome_1.1, whole genome shotgun sequence, the window ATCGTTTCAGTCTAGGCAGCATCCATACATATATAATATCTATGGCTTAAACTACTCGTTTAACTGTGTTAATgtgattggttacatgtttgtgaAGTAGGAAACAGAGGCGATTTCAAATCACGTGTTTGAGACTGACAATTTAATGGAGACTAGCTAGGCCATgccagaaccttgatatgcttcttacagagccactccttggttatcctggctgtgtgcttcgggtcattgtcatgttggaagacccagccttGATCCATCTTTaatgctctaactgagggaaggaggttgttccTTAATCTCGCAATACATGGCTCCGGTCATCCTCTCCCTCaatacagtgcagtcgccctgtcccatgtgcagaaaaacacccccaaagcatgatgcttCCACCCCCATGCTTtacagtagggatggtgttcttgggatggtactcatcattcttcttcctccaaacacgtttagtgggATTATGACtaaaaagttctattttggtctcatctggtCACTCCTTTGGATCAtgcaaatggtcattggcaaactaaagacgggcctggacatgtgctggtttaagcaggggaacatTCCGTGcctgatttcaaaccatgacgtcttcGTGTATTACaaacagtaaccttggaaacggtggtcccagcttttttcaggtcattgaccaactcctcccgtgtagttctgggctgatttctaaCCTTacttaggatcattgagactccatgaggtgagatcttgcatggagccccagtccgcgggagattgacagtcatgtttagcttcttccattttctccaatttccccgtagccctttccagccttgtggagatgtacaattttgtctctagtgtctttggacagctgtttggtcttggccatgttagtagttggattcttactgattgtatggggtggacaggtgtctttatgcagctaacaggtgcatctaatttaggataataaatggagtggaggtggacattttaaaggcagactaacaggtctttgagggtcagaattctagctgatagacagatgttcaaatacttatttgcagctgtatcataaaaaaaggttaaaaaatcatacattgtgatttctggattttttttagattacgtctctcacagtggacattcacctacaatgacaatttcagacccctccatgatttctaagtgggagaacttgcaaaatagcagggtgttcaaatacttattttcctcactgtataatCTGCTGCATCGTGGAGCCTCCTTTtacttttaccaaaataatcagtattatgttttttttccgaGCAGCCCTCACATCATCACCATGATTTAAAGGCATTTTGAAGTATCACATAAGAAACGAGTGCTGGAAACGCCAAATTTTGAATTAAAATCCCTTCATCTGCAAACAAGTTTGTACACCCGCTTGAGGtgatttttgcaaaaaaattgtaaatgcGAATAAGGGGATATGCAAATTAATTTACCAACAAATTTTCTGACGTAGGGAACATTAAACCAATGACTAGCTTTTTTCTGCTGTCGTTGCTTTCCCATATATGGGGCTTGACGTCATCGCAATGCCCTTGCTGTTGGTGCCTGCATCAAAAGTTCTGCatttcttcttctgtgcacagcattaAGTTTGGCAAATACAAGCTTACTAAGTCAACAATGCCACTGTTAGTTGCTACAACCAACTTGATGGAAACGGACGAATTTTGAAAATGGATGGAAACCAATATGCTTGTTTAACTCGCAGAAATGCAAACAACTTTTAtacagggttcccgcggggtcttaaaaagtctaaaattcagaatgttaaatttaaggccttaaaaagtcttaaaaatgcCCAGATTTTTATCATAGGTCTTAAATGTAATTTacccaagtcttaaatttctttttccgcagaaaataaaatagtaatgTAAAACGCTTAAGAACTAATCAGTGGCAGAGGCAGAAAGATGGGTGGGTCTCTAAAAAAGAAACCGGCGTCCGCACTTTGTCATAATCCATGCAAATCGTGCCATTAGCTATATTACAGGTATTGTTGTCTGAATGTATACTGTGGGCTGGGCAAGAAACAAACCTTAAACTTAGTTTTGTGAAAGCAAAAAtcttttctgggttaatttaaccaactaGCTTATCTGAGTATTAgccaggttctgaaacatagaggacccagaagcagaaaaaaatcaactttattgaaaatcaacttaaacagtcggACCGTCGAGTCACGAGCCACCAACAGCGAGTCAACTTTAGTGTTACACAGTTTTCACTTTGGAGGATTTTGTTTACCTCACTGCTCAAAGCGTGTTTACTTCTTTGACTTTAATATTGCTCTCTGCTGCAATGCACTCGAACCTAACGCGCTTCCACTTCAGCTCTCAACAAACAGCAGCGATTGGCGGACGGAAAACAAGAAAGTACtgtaataaaccatatattgccAAAAAGCGCAATTGTCTTCTTTTAGGAACAATTCAAACTTTTTCATAGCGCAAATGCTTCAGGAGTTACGGTTTAATGAAAATCGGTAGAATCAGAGCGTTTCTTAATCTGAAGGCTGTATTCTCCGGAGGTCGAATAGGAAGGCTGCTGCATACAttatcaagcctggtttattagttaagttaactgagcattacattcgcaagtcataataagcatattacaacaatttacgattaacttaaaataatcatcaatattttaaagttaattttaatgttaatattctgaaataagacctagaaatgcgacctccggctatagccttcggattgagaaacggtcttcGTGGATAACGTTAGCAACACATAATAAACTACGAACAGCCTTTTAATGGTCAATTTcgttttcttaatgcagataaacatgcataaacattaTGGGGttgtttcctggacagggattagcttaagccaggactaggccttagtttaagtGATCTCTTAttagtggattttatttgtcaaaaacattgttgatagaattttataaaaaatactacTTGCACATATTATTGTgattatataaatattgtaaatcaatgcatttcttgactattaattaagaaaaatcacagctctttgcctctaactcattgtatttcaatggctcactATGAGCTCCCAGGAACTAACTGAAGTCTCCATGAATCACGTGATGGCCAAGCTTTTTGGACTTCCATTGTCAGTCTCTTCCTAAAGGGCTATGGATAGAATTTGTCAGCGCAAACACTCGTGGTCTAATAGGGTTAAGCATAATGTATTTCCATGTCTTTTGAGTATTTGTTTTAAtagtgtgtttattttatatttttctataactgAATCCATAAAAATAGAACATTTTGAGAATTTCTGAGATCATTTGAATGCTTCTAGTAATGTGTCGTGTTGGTCTTAAATTTTACTCATAATGTtcttaaaaggtcttaaaaaggtcttaaatttaacttgctgAAACCTGCAAGAACCCTGTTATAGAGTGGTCATATGATAGATAACAGCCATTGCTATAGTAGGATTAGTAAGTAATGTTTTTgagtaatgttttgtttaatttctgaTTAATCACATGCACTTTTCATTTCATAGATATGTGACATTGCCATAAACTGGGCTGGAGGTTTGCATCATGCTAAAAAGTTTGAGGTATGCATTGGATCGCCCTCAATAACCGCAGaagttgatttaaaaaataccCCTATATAAAAGCATGTCTTGTACCTATAAATGGCACCATAAACCTTTTTATTATAAATCTTAAAAATTTCTAAATTAAATGATTTTCTGTTTTCAGGCCTCTGGGTTTTGCTATGTGAATGACATTGTCATCAGTATTCTTGAACTGCTGAAGTAAGAGACATCACACAACATTattatacactagtcaacattcgaagtggatcaaaacgtttaataaaagtttacataaaacCAATACCTAATACCCATTCTTGTCGTAGGACAACTTTGACAAacatttttgatccacttcaaatgttgactagtatagatactttttatgttttttgacgttaaatgtaaatatgtgtGTTCCTGTAGCATTTGGTAGAATGTTGGGTTTTAAGCACAGGGGttcactgataaaatgtatacctttttGCATCttgcaaatgtaaatatttttaaagatgtaTATCTGATCGACATTAATTTTGAGCTTTTTTCTACCAttttatagatttattttacaggTGCTTAAATTTACAGTATCCAAGTCTCCAAAATGCTTTTCACATCACAAAATATCAGATTAGTTTTTAGAGTCAGCTGCTTTCATATTTACTCTATAGTTGTCCTGTGTAAATGGTCATATCTCATCTGTTTCTTATAGGTATCATCCACGTGTGCTGTACATTGACATTGATATTCATCATGGTGATGGAGTGCAGGAGGCATTTTATCTCACAGACAGGGTCATGACCGTATCCTTCCACAAATATGGGAACTACTTTTTCCCAGGAACAGGTTTGTCATTCTGCATTCATACATGTGTTAGCTATGACTGTTACGTTCTGATGGTCATACCGCTCTGGGTAGATCAATTTAAGATCTGGTCATGTTGATATAGAAAACTGGAACTGTCTAATCTTGaccaaatcaaatcaaatcaaatagaGACTGCTTTTGAAAGATGTGAAAGAATAATGAAAGAATGTGTTTAATGAGTCTTTTGTTATTTGTGTTAAAGGTGATATGTATGAGGTGGGCGCTGAGAGTGGCCGCTATTACTGCCTGAATGTCCCACTGCGTGATGGCATTGATGATCAAAGTGAGTTGCTTTATACTCTAAAGTGAAACATGTTGATATTGAAATTTCTGGAACTGATTAGAAAAACTGATTTACAAATGAAGTTTTTGATGTTACAGTACATGGGGCAATTTCCTgaacagggtttatcctagtcccagactaaagtcttgttttgtcttaagatacacacctgtatctttttttttgtaaggtgtGTTTGTAATACTACTTAAACATCCTAATATTACTAAGGCCTCATCCTGGATTactctaaaccctgtctggaaaaccaccCCATAGTGTCTTAACACCTCCATTCCCAGCATGCAGTTCAGTTAAGATTGAAAAATATCAAGTATGATACTGTTGAGGACTTTAAACTAAGTGAAGGCATGGATATTGATGTAGTTAAATGGTCATATGTTTTTCCAGCAATGTTTCCTAGACTATGTTGTAAACGTATACATGACTTAAAAAGTTTGCAAACTGATATGTTCCTAGTAAACGTTAAAACATTTAGTATTGTAGAGACTTGAACTCCTAAGTGTATTAAACAGAAACATGAAATCTTGAAGTAATTTAActcattatatatatttatctgtAGGCTACAGACAGTTGTTTCAGCCAGTTATCAAGCAAGTGGTGGATTTCTATCAGCCAACGTGCATCGTTCTTCAGGTGAGAGCCAATAAATCTCTCAATGAATGGTGATCTTGCATTGGTTTTGCTGTTCATCTCTCTGGTTTTGTCTGCAGTGTGGTGCAGATTCATTGGGTTGTGATCGATTAGGATGCTTCAATCTAAGCATACGAGGCCACGGGTGAGAAACCTCTGTCCTCTATTCTGATGTTTTCATCTACATGCAGTCATTTTTGCATACTTTAAActtcaattattttaaaatccTGCTAGTTAACCTGGTATCTTTGgttatgattttatttgtttatattttagaGAGTGTGTGGAGTTTGTAAAGAGTTTCAAGATCCCTCTGCTTGTGCTTGGAGGTGGAGGATACACTGTGCGAAATGTTGCTAGATGTTGGTGCGTTCATTATTTGACTGCTTTTTTGAGTGGTTTAAAGGAAAATATGGGAGTGCACTTATATgagaaagtgtgtcatattattgttacAGATTATTTTTAACACACACTTCTGTTTTTCTGTGTAATTCTGTTAtgctttgtatttgtgtttttcaaattaaatgcaaaataaaaaaattaaaatcacattgatcgttttaataataaaatatgttttgatATGAGATCTTGAGTCTTAAAGTATTTTTTGGTATTCATCACTGTACTGTCTGATCTTTTTATTGCCTTGTAACCACGTTTTCTTTTTTAGGACATATGAGACTTCATTGCTAGTTGAGGAGTCCATTAGCGATGAGCTGCCATATAGTGGtaagataaaaataaacacatcctTGTTGTATTCCAAGGGCCATATTTATCTTATCCTGTGTAATAttgataaattattaaatgGCTGGCCCCTGGGTTACAATGCACAGTTTTCAAAGATGTgtaaaatgtctgtgtttgtccTCTTCACAGAATACTTTGAATATTTTGCTCCAGACTTCACACTTCACCCGGATGTCAGTACAAGGATAGAAAACCAAAATTCTAGACAAGTACGTAATGTTTATCTGTAAGCAGATTGGTGCCATCTCGTGAAAAATGAGTCCGTATTCTTGCTTCAGTTGGACACACAAGATGCTCCTCGAAGTTTTTCAGATTATTCTGGTTAACATTCATGAACCCCCTCCAAATGGAAACACCCAGCACCAGATTTGCCAACTGCTTGCGCCAgcacaaaccatcattttgtaGTTAAATAACGAGTGGATAATCTGCGCtgaaaggtgtggtctagttattttcGCAACTGTTGAATggatatgcatttctaggagtttccctttcaggcACAAAATTTTgtgggaggagattatttaaacgATTCACGCAAcgtgatttactaatgtttacagtttttagtagattgtgttggtcattatggaaatcagctgctGTGCCTGTTTTATTCAACTTgtgcttttttagtaaataattcgcagatattaccactccccCATTGGCGCTTTTTGGAATTTTGTTCTCACGCTAATTTGCcccatttagtaaatctggccacATGTCTTCATAAGACATATTAATAGGAGATGAAAGGGTGGAaggaaacaaaaaaatacaaacatatactgtatatatatatatagaactTCAGGGAACCTTCTTTATTTTATCACTACAGTAGTATTTACCAAATACAACATTGCAACATAGTATGCAATACATCAAAACCATTAAATTAATAGTAAGCACatgacaaaatattttaattgtgtaTCGTTTAATAAGAAATTGTTTGTCTTTAGTTGCGTGTGCCAAGTAATGGTagattgcatttctgttttgtAGTATTTGGACCAGATTCGTCAAACTGTCTATGAGAATCTGAAGATGTTAAATCACGCACCAAGTGTTCAGATCCACGACGTTCCCTCTGACTTGCTCAGCTATGAGCGACCGGATGAGACCGATCCAGACGAGAGGGGATCGGAGGAAAACTTTTCCAGGTGAATTTCATTGAAGCTCTATGgaattttgttgtgttttgaagTTTATATCCAGTTACAGTCTTCATCTGGACAGTAttcataatttaatattttgaaatgactgTACTAAAGAGATtaacaataacaaatgtcaGCTGCAGATTTTTTAATCATTCCTTACCAACCGCTTCTGTTTCCTCACAGGCCTGAAGCAGCGAATGAGTTTTATGATGGTGACCATGATAATGATAAAGAAAGTGATGTTGAGATCTGATGAAGGTCATCTAGTATTCTGACTCTTGTCTAGTGGAACGTGACTTGGTTTTTGGAACCCAACCATCAAGACAACCATTCCCTCTCATAACTATATTACTTGACTGCAGTGATCGGGTTAAAGATCTCATGCTGTATTGTTTGCAATGTTTCATTGTCATAAACATTTTCTCTTTATCAAAGAGATACAGCACACATCAGCTATAAGAAGATAAACAAGTGGGAACGTCACAGTGGTTTCTGTATACTAAacataatacatttgtattaaGAATCATGTGAAACTGTCTTGGACTATCCAATAGGGACATTATTAACGTAATATTTTTGCCTTcgtttttaaattgtttatagaaagtttctgtaataaattTGTTGAAAAATTTAAAACGGCCTTTGTAATTACTTTATCACAGAGCATAGCTGATTAAGTTTAGTGATGACACACTTTTGTAATGTGTTGATTTTCCtgccacaaaaataaaaacaaaactaacATTTATGTACATGTATGTAAATAGCATAATCTGAAATTTTGCAATGGTAGGCTTTAAATGTTAATTGCTttgattatatattatatgagTCATCAAATACATCATCATCTCCTGGCGGACATCTTACCTCAGACAGCTCACTAGTAGCATTGGATTTTAATggtgcatgcacttttaaatgaccatagcttgctcaattttctaccgatttcaaaaggtttggtttgttataaacatcAGAGATGTACCTATCGCACTGCATACTTATGAATAATTttaatgaaacatgttaaagcatccgttaataatgtttgtaagaaaccaaaccatttgaaaatcggtagaattATTCGAGAAACCGCTCTTAAAAGTTTAGCACTGCTTGCAAAAGTATAGCTTACTCGGACACCAGAGTTACACGTTTGTAGCATTGTCACAAAAAAGTTTACTCAAACATTCATGTCATacatatatatactgtataatacataggttttttttactttctggACTGTAgttaatgtatattttcaaaccCTTTGCGCTGATGGCAACTCCAGGGATAATTACAACAAATACAGTTTGACATTACATATTATTATAACattgtaataataatttacTTTACTAGTGTAGCACACAATACATACAGCTTCCACGATGGCAGTTATGCATCATCAACACACATTACGGTCATACGAATCAATCAAAGCATTATTTAATTCTTATGAAATAAAATTGAACATGCCACAAACACAAGATACATCTCACTTTATATTGGACATAATACACATAATGTTTTTCTTCTAACGTACATTGTTAATCCTCCTAACCATGAGAACAAACTCATATGCCCATGTGAGGCTTAAACATCACGCACTAGCTAAAGTGCATTTGATGAATATATAAAATGTTGGGGCTACTTTAATAATTGTAATGTCTCAGACTAATAAACTATCACTCTGAAGATGAGTATCTGTGTGGTGTGTCTATAGCTCTTCACTCTCATACAGAGGAGCTGTGTGCCGTGGAAGAGGCTCTGTGCTCAGAGAGGAAAACTGACTGATCATGGGAAGCATTTTCACCGGCTTGGATGCTGGGACAGTTTTATTCAGGCGAGCTGAAAAAGAAAAGTGGTATTATTTTTATAGGAGTGAGTGTTTAATGCAATCTTATAATCAGAACGATTCTATGTTCAAGTAgttgacattttaaattattatatatatatatatatatatatatatatatatatatatatatatatatatatatatatatatatatatatataacaaataTTAATTAAGAATTGGTTATTTGTAACTGCTTATACACCCACATCACTTAACCATAGAATTTAGGCTAccaataaataaatcttaattttataatttttactgTATTACTGGCTTTCTAATCACGTGTTTTCGACAACCTGGTGTTTCTCAACACATagcaaatataaaataatatgacTTACAGCCCACATCTAGTCTGGCATTACAGGTGGACATGCCAGCTTCATTAATGGCAGATACAGTGTACCAGCCTGCATCAGATTTCACCACAGGATCAATGAGCAGACACTGCTTTCCTGAACTGTCCTGAGAAAGACTGAACACACACAACCAACATTATTTACAGAATAAATGATTGTTGTAAATAATGTGAAAACAAATTACCTAGCAAATAAAGGTAAATTCACTTTTAAGGATCTTCCTGAGAGCATGGCCAATCTATTGTATTGTTTCTTTCACTATTACATCCTTCAAGAAAATGAAGAAACTTTAGATTGTGAAGAAATTCTTGGATAATGTTTGGTATGAATGGTATTATTAAAGTAAACAAATGTGCCTtcaggtttttaaaaaaataataatgctgAAAGAATGTTATATAATATGAGTTTGGAATAATAAGAGGGTGAAGACTGCAATATTTTATCTGCATACTTTATAGTCAAGAGCATAGTTTTGGTTTGCACGCTGTTTATCCGCGCTAAACACCTCACGTTTTGGCCACCTCCCGCACCACACGTTTTTGCAGGATCACTCTGAGCGGAAAGCGTTCAACAACATTCAGGTTTTTTCCATTATCCTATCAAATGAGGGACAGGTGGGCCTTTCGTTGtgtctcctgcgtgtttgtgcacttCTCACCTTCCATCAAGGTCAGAGCCAGcttcctctttttaaagtttctgctaatatgacagttaataGCAAAAGAGCACTCacacttcaatatttgattgacaggacagtTTCAGTGGTttcctagcaatataaaaaccCCGCAGCACATTGCCTTTTCTGAAGTCACTTAAATAAAGGCAGCACTGTTTTCAAGTGTTTAAgacgcgtttggtgtgatcagCCACTGAAATGTAAACTCTAAATACAGTAAGGGGCCAATCAAACCAAACACATTAAAACGCTTGAAAATGCAAGGTGCGCCACAT includes:
- the hdac3 gene encoding histone deacetylase 3, which produces MTNRTAYFYDPDVGNFHYGAGHPMKPHRLSLTHSLVLHYGLYKKMMVFKPYKASQHDMCRFHSEDYIDFLQKVSPNNMQGFTKSLNTFNVGDDCPVFPGLFEFCSRYTGASLQGATQLNHKICDIAINWAGGLHHAKKFEASGFCYVNDIVISILELLKYHPRVLYIDIDIHHGDGVQEAFYLTDRVMTVSFHKYGNYFFPGTGDMYEVGAESGRYYCLNVPLRDGIDDQSYRQLFQPVIKQVVDFYQPTCIVLQCGADSLGCDRLGCFNLSIRGHGECVEFVKSFKIPLLVLGGGGYTVRNVARCWTYETSLLVEESISDELPYSEYFEYFAPDFTLHPDVSTRIENQNSRQYLDQIRQTVYENLKMLNHAPSVQIHDVPSDLLSYERPDETDPDERGSEENFSRPEAANEFYDGDHDNDKESDVEI